The region CCACCGGCAGTGCGTGCAGCTTGCGGTCGCTCATGATGTCGGCCGCCGTGCTCACCGGGTCGGTGGGGGCGATGGTCACCACGTCGCCGGAGCAGATCTCGCCCACGGTCTGGGCGGTCATCTTCTGCACCTCGCGTTCCAGGGTCCGTTCTCCCTGCAGGGGGATCACCCAGTCGAAGATGGAGATGACCGTGGGGATGTGCAGGTTGCGCCCCTGTTCGATCAGGTCCGAGGCGGTCACGATCCCGGTCAGGTTGCCGGCATCGTCCACCACCGGCAGGCTGCCGAAGCGGCGGGTCTCGAAGATCCCCGCCAGTTCCCGCAGGTTGGTTTCCTTTTTCACGGTAACGACGTCTTTGGTCATGATATCGGCTACGGTCTGCATACGCTGTCTCCTTAGGGTGATGTCAGTAGGTCGTGGTAGGCATGGGGGAGCTTTTCCTGCACGTCGCCGGCGCTCATGCCGATCTCCCCCTTGTCCCGGGCCACCAGATCGGCGGCATGGCCATGGATGAAGACCCCCAGGCGGCAGGCGTCCCGGCAGCCGTACCCCTGGCCCAGGAGCGAAACGATGATGCCGGTCAGCACGTCCCCCATGCCGCCGCTGGCCATGCCCGGGTTGCCGCTGCCGTTGATGGCCGTACTGCCGTCGGGCGCGACGACGATGGTGCGGGAGCCCTTGAGGATCAGGTGGACGCCGAAGGCGGCGGCAAAGCGCCGGGCCGTGGCGATGCGGTCGGCTTCCACCTCGGCGACGGTGGCCCCCATGAGGCGGGCCATCTCTCCCGGATGGGGCGTCAGCACCACGGCGGCGCTTTTCGTGTCCAGCAG is a window of Geobacter sp. FeAm09 DNA encoding:
- a CDS encoding CBS domain-containing protein; protein product: MQTVADIMTKDVVTVKKETNLRELAGIFETRRFGSLPVVDDAGNLTGIVTASDLIEQGRNLHIPTVISIFDWVIPLQGERTLEREVQKMTAQTVGEICSGDVVTIAPTDPVSTAADIMSDRKLHALPVVEGHKLVGIVSRIDIIRNLVPK